One window from the genome of Crateriforma spongiae encodes:
- a CDS encoding polysaccharide biosynthesis/export family protein translates to MPLSKQTWLSAVTKRMGRVCVTATLGLLAIANTGCHLVSSARHAIPAHRLDPNLFDCPRDDLAPLPYAALGQEKPMEHLIGPGDVLGVYVFGVFPPGEDDTPVQNRAQAVNQRYYPPRGTVVGPTTGLPVTVDINGEVDLPLIDRVNVQGLSLTQATDKIRKTYREADMIAAGRERVSVGLITPRVKRVVVLREDTPATPVALASPQAVDEVHRGSGEVIDLPVYESDVLHALAATGGLPGTDAERELYVIRRSPTIDYRFMNIEQLQTMVDTLGPESGVVRIPLVGCPDQPIPFTEQDIKLDEGDVLFVPRRNEYFTTGGMLPGARIPLPRDRDIDVIEAIAMATGSAGGPLGRDGGVLAGAGVSYMREPTRVLILRDLPDNRQITIRVDLDRAMKDKKERIRILPDDVVMLYFKPGSATLNSTLNYIPSAVVGLMIRDAD, encoded by the coding sequence ATGCCCCTATCCAAACAAACTTGGCTGTCCGCCGTCACGAAGCGCATGGGGCGTGTGTGTGTCACCGCGACGCTAGGACTGCTTGCCATCGCCAACACGGGATGCCACTTGGTATCGTCGGCCCGGCATGCCATTCCCGCACACCGCTTGGACCCGAATCTGTTCGATTGCCCACGGGACGACTTGGCGCCGCTGCCTTACGCAGCTCTGGGTCAAGAAAAGCCGATGGAGCACTTGATCGGCCCCGGCGACGTCCTGGGTGTCTACGTTTTTGGTGTGTTCCCACCGGGTGAAGATGACACTCCGGTGCAGAATCGCGCTCAGGCGGTGAACCAGCGGTACTATCCGCCACGCGGCACCGTGGTCGGACCGACGACCGGCTTGCCCGTGACCGTCGACATCAACGGCGAAGTCGATTTGCCGCTGATCGATCGCGTCAACGTCCAAGGGCTTTCGCTGACCCAGGCCACTGACAAGATCCGCAAGACCTACCGCGAAGCCGACATGATCGCCGCGGGTCGCGAACGGGTTTCGGTCGGTCTGATCACGCCCCGAGTCAAACGCGTCGTCGTGCTTCGTGAAGACACCCCGGCCACGCCCGTTGCGTTGGCGTCGCCCCAAGCCGTCGACGAAGTGCACCGCGGCAGCGGTGAAGTGATCGACTTGCCGGTCTACGAAAGCGACGTTCTGCACGCACTGGCGGCGACCGGCGGATTACCCGGGACCGACGCCGAACGCGAACTGTACGTGATTCGCCGCAGCCCCACGATCGACTATCGGTTCATGAATATTGAACAGTTGCAAACGATGGTCGACACGCTGGGCCCCGAATCGGGCGTCGTACGTATCCCGTTGGTCGGCTGTCCGGACCAGCCGATTCCGTTCACCGAACAGGACATCAAGCTGGACGAAGGCGATGTGCTGTTCGTGCCGCGTCGCAACGAATACTTCACGACCGGCGGCATGCTGCCCGGTGCACGCATCCCGCTGCCGCGAGATCGTGACATCGACGTGATCGAAGCGATTGCGATGGCCACCGGTTCGGCGGGCGGACCGCTGGGCCGCGACGGCGGAGTGTTGGCCGGGGCCGGCGTCAGCTACATGCGTGAACCGACCCGCGTGTTGATCCTGCGTGACTTGCCCGACAACCGCCAAATCACGATCCGCGTGGATTTGGACCGGGCGATGAAGGACAAGAAGGAACGGATTCGAATCCTTCCCGACGATGTCGTCATGCTGTACTTCAAGCCTGGATCGGCGACGCTGAACAGCACGCTGAACTACATCCCAAGTGCGGTCGTCGGCTTGATGATTCGCGACGCCGACTGA
- a CDS encoding glycosyltransferase family 2 protein gives MVIPVYNRAGSILRSVCSVLQQTIPPREVFVVDDGSTDKTCAIVSAIPGVSLVHTGGRRGANFARNMGSKLACAEWIAYQDSDDAWLPGKMEATASALSECGESVEWCFSRFIRLVSGSVSGAPAALMNNLDSQWRFLSRQERKRFATVNLASTQTIVVKRCLFDSIGGFDECLGRFQDWDFALRLLDRSDPLVICDPTVVVYGTEGSITTNFEAGLEARRKMLLKEYGLLKEGSFGRRRFLMSLAIREAANMEMRSAFLSLRRSLFGREMVSS, from the coding sequence GTGGTTATTCCTGTCTACAATCGAGCAGGGAGTATATTGCGAAGCGTTTGCTCGGTTCTGCAGCAAACAATTCCGCCGAGAGAAGTGTTTGTTGTTGATGATGGGTCAACCGACAAGACTTGTGCAATTGTATCCGCGATACCTGGGGTTAGTTTGGTTCACACGGGAGGACGCCGAGGAGCAAATTTCGCTAGAAATATGGGATCAAAACTTGCCTGTGCAGAGTGGATCGCCTATCAGGACAGCGATGATGCGTGGCTTCCTGGGAAAATGGAGGCTACAGCGTCAGCATTGTCAGAGTGTGGTGAATCAGTCGAGTGGTGCTTTTCGCGATTCATACGGCTGGTTTCGGGATCAGTTTCCGGGGCCCCTGCAGCGTTGATGAACAATCTTGATTCACAATGGAGGTTTCTTTCCAGGCAAGAGCGAAAGCGATTTGCAACGGTAAACCTCGCAAGTACCCAAACAATCGTAGTGAAAAGATGCTTGTTCGATTCCATTGGTGGATTTGATGAGTGTCTGGGAAGATTCCAGGATTGGGATTTCGCACTTCGACTGTTGGATCGGAGTGATCCATTGGTGATTTGCGATCCGACGGTGGTGGTGTATGGCACCGAGGGTTCTATCACAACCAATTTCGAGGCTGGGCTGGAAGCGAGGCGAAAGATGCTATTGAAGGAGTACGGATTGTTGAAGGAGGGGAGCTTCGGGCGTCGTCGATTTCTTATGAGCCTCGCCATACGCGAAGCCGCGAACATGGAAATGAGGAGCGCCTTTTTAAGCTTGAGAAGGTCCCTTTTTGGTCGAGAAATGGTATCCAGTTGA
- a CDS encoding HAD family hydrolase, with the protein MRSPVNLMESEFDSNETQIRVVDLDGTLVRCNTFHHWIKRCFLMPNAIVGVHWLYVAPLAFALTALRLLGCVSHRIWKMCFLLLWEYVSIWKDREKTEVRLRMFVQDILERYGNGLVIDEVCGRDSIESVLATAAPGVYAKYFAEHLSAVCLATGNPTRIAAFRWEFEENVSEAKASRVLSYANGKPFTFYTDHPDDWPAIKIAERVVLVAAEPGFVSEVRGVKGASCRVLDACPS; encoded by the coding sequence ATGCGAAGTCCGGTGAACTTGATGGAAAGTGAGTTCGATAGTAACGAGACGCAAATTCGCGTTGTCGATCTAGATGGGACTTTGGTTCGGTGCAATACCTTTCATCATTGGATAAAGCGTTGTTTCTTGATGCCGAATGCAATTGTCGGGGTGCATTGGCTTTACGTGGCGCCCCTAGCTTTCGCTCTGACGGCGTTGCGGCTTTTGGGATGCGTTAGTCATCGAATTTGGAAAATGTGTTTTCTGCTTTTGTGGGAATATGTTTCGATTTGGAAAGATCGGGAGAAAACAGAGGTCAGGCTAAGAATGTTTGTCCAGGATATCCTCGAGCGGTACGGGAATGGACTCGTCATCGATGAGGTTTGTGGGCGAGATTCCATTGAATCTGTTTTGGCAACCGCGGCTCCCGGTGTTTACGCGAAGTACTTTGCCGAGCATCTTTCCGCAGTCTGTTTGGCAACAGGGAATCCAACTCGAATTGCAGCTTTTCGATGGGAATTTGAGGAGAATGTTTCTGAGGCGAAGGCTTCTAGAGTGTTGTCGTATGCGAATGGAAAGCCGTTCACGTTTTATACCGATCATCCGGACGACTGGCCTGCCATCAAGATTGCGGAGAGGGTTGTTCTTGTAGCAGCGGAGCCAGGGTTTGTTTCCGAGGTCCGAGGTGTGAAGGGTGCTAGCTGCAGAGTGCTCGACGCATGCCCTTCATAG
- a CDS encoding PEP-CTERM sorting domain-containing protein (PEP-CTERM proteins occur, often in large numbers, in the proteomes of bacteria that also encode an exosortase, a predicted intramembrane cysteine proteinase. The presence of a PEP-CTERM domain at a protein's C-terminus predicts cleavage within the sorting domain, followed by covalent anchoring to some some component of the (usually Gram-negative) cell surface. Many PEP-CTERM proteins exhibit an unusual sequence composition that includes large numbers of potential glycosylation sites. Expression of one such protein has been shown restore the ability of a bacterium to form floc, a type of biofilm.) produces MRPQHYAGVVLAMLLLMTGSAPAAVVIFQDEAAFTADLADSNNFGTVGEDLHGTSDLTGLSSQTSSGIFINGLEYSFTFREGVFDTSLGGNASVATGANLIGDIDTSGSSFRYEAGTTDQGGASIPAWGYDTDATASSSANTVALFDFTASPTDLLSFSLQAGDFEGGNAWSNVVAAYRADGTKIGEVSFDWPATAYGDGVTNFIGFGADEAIGYAAFFVGEDDDTGFGHTERIAVGDFKLGTSQLNAAAVPEPSSILTLTALGLTGAARIRRKRKQTGSHSA; encoded by the coding sequence ATGCGACCGCAACACTACGCCGGCGTCGTGCTGGCAATGTTACTACTGATGACCGGATCCGCTCCAGCGGCGGTGGTCATCTTCCAAGACGAAGCCGCCTTCACCGCCGATCTCGCGGATTCCAACAACTTTGGAACCGTCGGTGAAGACCTTCATGGCACCTCGGATCTAACAGGGCTCTCCAGCCAAACCTCCAGCGGAATCTTCATTAACGGGCTGGAGTACTCATTCACTTTTCGCGAAGGTGTTTTCGACACCAGCCTGGGTGGAAACGCATCGGTCGCGACCGGTGCGAACTTGATCGGCGACATTGATACAAGCGGCAGTAGTTTTCGCTATGAGGCCGGCACCACGGACCAAGGCGGTGCATCGATCCCCGCATGGGGATACGACACGGATGCCACGGCGTCCAGTTCCGCCAATACCGTTGCGTTGTTTGATTTCACGGCATCGCCCACGGACCTCCTGTCATTCAGTCTCCAAGCCGGTGACTTCGAAGGCGGTAATGCCTGGTCGAACGTGGTTGCCGCCTACCGAGCCGATGGCACCAAAATCGGAGAGGTCTCCTTCGATTGGCCGGCAACCGCCTACGGCGATGGCGTTACCAACTTCATCGGCTTCGGCGCGGACGAAGCGATCGGCTACGCAGCGTTCTTCGTCGGCGAAGATGACGATACCGGATTCGGCCACACCGAGCGAATCGCGGTTGGCGATTTCAAGCTGGGCACCAGCCAGCTCAATGCTGCCGCCGTACCGGAGCCCTCCAGCATTCTGACCCTCACCGCCCTTGGGCTCACCGGCGCCGCCCGGATCCGCCGCAAACGGAAGCAAACGGGCTCACACTCCGCCTAG
- the wbaP gene encoding undecaprenyl-phosphate galactose phosphotransferase WbaP — protein sequence MTSMASTDLQESKRLPVGVVSTEAIEQLAPVLPEPSGKERHRKRRPRGVASGVGQVVLTSIPLICGDLLVVLGSFYGAILVSAALLGYAPHTNFFFQGLAVGVSFLGIGLLMGLYPATGVSPVFELRQLVLSGFFAFSLMLATNAMVAVLSPIELLVGIIGGIVAMLLLPIVRATVRHMVADRGWWGERVVIIGAGVQGQAIYKFYQRASQRGLRPVGLVDRWHDAQPLSPPLDADRYRYLGSIDRLNRIVPRHGVRWGILAPGGCDGMDVSGVMRFCGDLPHLIVLPSQLMIPSLWASPRECAGVMGVHVTDHLQSPVNATVKRAVDFFGSLFGLLAASPMFILAIAWTKWKSPGPAFYGHTRIGRDGKKFKAWKFRTMVPDADSVLEDYLERHPEMRREWIEDQKLKNDPRIIPGIGHFLRKTSLDEIPQLWNVLTGEMSLVGPRPIVQSEVERYREMFPYYLRVRPGITGLWQVSGRNDTSYDQRVQLDSYYVCNWSPWLDTYILLRTIRTMAMREGAY from the coding sequence ATGACTTCCATGGCCTCGACCGACTTGCAAGAATCGAAGCGACTGCCCGTCGGCGTCGTGTCGACCGAAGCCATCGAGCAGCTTGCTCCGGTGTTGCCCGAACCGTCGGGGAAAGAACGCCACCGCAAACGAAGACCACGTGGGGTCGCCAGCGGCGTCGGACAAGTGGTCCTGACCTCGATCCCGCTGATTTGCGGTGACCTGCTGGTGGTGCTCGGGTCTTTCTATGGTGCCATTTTGGTCAGCGCCGCCTTGCTGGGTTATGCACCGCACACGAATTTCTTTTTCCAAGGACTGGCTGTCGGCGTTTCGTTCTTGGGCATCGGTTTGCTGATGGGCCTGTACCCGGCCACCGGCGTCAGTCCCGTGTTCGAACTTCGCCAACTGGTGCTGAGCGGTTTTTTCGCCTTCAGCTTGATGCTGGCCACCAATGCCATGGTCGCCGTGCTCAGTCCCATCGAATTATTGGTCGGCATCATCGGCGGAATCGTCGCCATGCTGCTGCTGCCGATTGTTCGCGCGACGGTCCGGCATATGGTGGCCGACCGAGGGTGGTGGGGCGAACGAGTTGTGATCATTGGCGCGGGCGTTCAAGGTCAAGCGATCTATAAGTTTTACCAACGTGCGTCCCAACGCGGCCTTCGGCCGGTCGGACTGGTTGATCGTTGGCACGACGCCCAGCCGTTGTCGCCGCCCCTGGACGCCGACCGTTATCGTTACTTGGGCAGCATCGATCGTCTGAATCGAATCGTGCCCCGGCACGGTGTCCGCTGGGGGATTTTGGCACCAGGCGGTTGTGATGGCATGGACGTGTCGGGCGTCATGCGATTTTGTGGTGACCTGCCGCATCTGATCGTGCTGCCGTCGCAATTGATGATCCCCAGTCTTTGGGCCAGCCCGCGCGAATGCGCCGGCGTGATGGGGGTCCATGTCACCGATCACCTGCAAAGCCCGGTCAACGCGACGGTCAAGCGAGCCGTGGACTTCTTCGGTTCGCTGTTCGGTTTGCTGGCCGCGTCACCGATGTTCATTCTGGCGATTGCATGGACCAAGTGGAAATCGCCCGGCCCTGCATTTTATGGGCATACACGAATCGGCCGCGACGGAAAGAAATTCAAGGCCTGGAAGTTCCGCACCATGGTTCCGGATGCCGATTCGGTGTTGGAAGACTACCTGGAACGGCATCCCGAAATGCGTCGGGAATGGATCGAAGACCAGAAGCTGAAGAACGATCCACGGATCATTCCCGGCATCGGCCACTTCCTTCGTAAAACCAGCTTGGATGAAATTCCGCAACTGTGGAACGTTCTGACGGGTGAGATGAGTCTGGTGGGGCCACGCCCGATCGTTCAGTCGGAAGTGGAGCGTTACCGGGAAATGTTTCCCTATTACTTGCGTGTCCGTCCCGGCATCACGGGGCTTTGGCAAGTCAGCGGCCGGAACGACACCAGCTATGACCAACGCGTGCAACTGGACAGTTACTACGTCTGCAACTGGTCACCCTGGCTGGACACTTACATCCTCCTCCGCACCATCCGCACGATGGCTATGCGCGAAGGAGCGTATTGA
- a CDS encoding acyltransferase → MIYKSVLVVQRVASFGWQSFALAKLKSVGNDCRLRGKSLITGFDSIELGNNVHVGSNATIRGDAGLRIGDHTHIARNCVIYTINHNYHGDRLPYDDTVVERPVDIGVAVWIGINVIVLPGVKIGDGAIVGAGSVVAGDVPALAIVVGNPAKVVKYRDKEHFASLRDAEKFGAVDGAMYR, encoded by the coding sequence TTGATCTACAAATCTGTGCTGGTGGTTCAGCGTGTAGCCAGTTTTGGGTGGCAAAGCTTTGCATTGGCAAAACTAAAAAGTGTTGGAAACGATTGCAGGCTGCGAGGTAAATCGCTGATTACCGGGTTCGATTCAATTGAGTTGGGGAATAATGTGCACGTTGGATCGAACGCGACAATTAGAGGGGATGCTGGGTTGCGAATCGGAGACCACACCCACATCGCTCGCAATTGTGTCATCTATACAATCAATCACAACTATCATGGTGACCGACTGCCGTACGATGACACTGTTGTCGAGCGGCCAGTGGATATCGGGGTCGCTGTTTGGATAGGGATTAATGTTATCGTTCTTCCAGGTGTGAAGATTGGAGATGGCGCAATTGTTGGCGCCGGAAGTGTTGTTGCAGGTGACGTTCCCGCGTTAGCGATTGTTGTGGGGAATCCTGCAAAAGTAGTGAAGTATCGCGACAAAGAGCATTTCGCCTCACTTCGAGATGCAGAAAAATTTGGCGCCGTGGATGGCGCAATGTATAGGTGA
- a CDS encoding phosphoribosyltransferase family protein, with translation MILDVGSAELVDAAGTICQQVRSAGVSPSVVLGVLNGGRVPAEMLARELGSECRCVLHRRKTTGRVKSMAVSAVNRFPVFVGNVARVLEDRALRILSSASTETLQLRRELVDKLSWVQWYDLADKTPVLIVDDAVDSGRTVGEIVLALEHLGVSRSSMRIACVTVTRPDPVVDVDFFYKREVLCRFPWSDDAKSGELDGK, from the coding sequence ATGATACTTGATGTTGGCAGTGCTGAACTCGTGGATGCGGCAGGGACGATTTGTCAACAGGTGCGGTCTGCTGGAGTTTCCCCCAGCGTTGTGCTTGGAGTTCTAAATGGTGGGCGTGTCCCTGCGGAAATGTTGGCGAGGGAGTTGGGAAGCGAATGTAGGTGCGTGTTGCATCGACGCAAGACGACAGGCCGCGTGAAATCTATGGCTGTGTCCGCCGTGAATAGGTTTCCAGTTTTTGTTGGCAATGTTGCGCGGGTCTTGGAAGATCGAGCTCTGCGAATCCTATCGAGTGCGAGTACGGAAACGCTACAGCTTCGGCGTGAGCTCGTAGATAAGCTCTCTTGGGTGCAGTGGTACGATCTCGCGGATAAAACGCCTGTTCTGATTGTTGACGATGCTGTGGACTCAGGGCGTACAGTTGGAGAGATTGTGTTGGCCCTTGAGCACCTCGGAGTTTCGCGTTCAAGTATGCGTATAGCGTGTGTAACGGTGACGCGACCTGATCCGGTCGTGGACGTGGATTTTTTCTACAAGCGTGAGGTTTTGTGTCGCTTCCCTTGGTCTGACGATGCGAAGTCCGGTGAACTTGATGGAAAGTGA
- a CDS encoding N-formylglutamate amidohydrolase produces MSVLISCETGGDRVLIPEPWNEDPQWRQLGDSVASGDAHAWYAAASLSRLLHVPLLSSPYSPDWIDVSVSQHHRRLFSPRSKRLPAAARQRLIDLAFVPYRQQVAQRIESMLRTGRPCIHLSIRTFESRLGDQIRRGDVGLGYDTGQPAEVHFCLDWIDDLYEVMPNVRVRRNYPRRGSNDSLTKAMRAKYASRGYLGIEVQLNRAWVARPVKIRDEVLAGLAESLEYMLQSLPSEAA; encoded by the coding sequence ATGTCTGTATTGATCAGCTGCGAAACCGGTGGGGATCGCGTGCTGATACCGGAGCCCTGGAACGAAGACCCCCAGTGGCGGCAACTGGGTGATTCGGTCGCTTCCGGTGACGCTCATGCTTGGTACGCCGCCGCATCACTCAGCCGACTGTTGCACGTGCCGCTATTGTCCAGCCCGTATTCGCCGGACTGGATCGACGTCTCGGTGTCCCAACATCACCGGCGTCTGTTCTCGCCGCGGTCCAAGCGGTTGCCCGCCGCGGCCCGCCAACGGCTAATCGACCTCGCGTTTGTTCCCTACCGCCAACAGGTGGCCCAGCGAATCGAATCAATGCTGCGGACCGGTCGTCCCTGCATCCACCTATCGATCCGCACGTTCGAGTCACGATTGGGCGACCAAATTCGACGCGGCGACGTCGGCCTGGGCTACGACACCGGCCAGCCCGCCGAGGTGCATTTTTGCCTGGACTGGATCGACGACCTGTACGAAGTGATGCCGAACGTCCGAGTCCGACGGAACTATCCTCGCCGCGGCAGCAACGACAGTCTGACCAAGGCGATGCGAGCGAAATATGCCTCGCGAGGCTATCTGGGAATCGAAGTCCAGCTGAATCGCGCCTGGGTCGCCCGACCAGTGAAAATCCGCGACGAAGTCCTGGCCGGACTGGCCGAATCGCTGGAATACATGCTGCAGAGTCTCCCCAGCGAGGCCGCCTGA
- a CDS encoding lipopolysaccharide biosynthesis protein, with protein MNGSAHGVFSRLLRRPGLSAALVKAFGVAASFAFTIQLAVLFGLQKAGEVQYAIAVVTMGAAVAKLGLDHAVFRLGADTDGEKAFCGLFAGLLQILVFSLAVTICFMVLVFLLVTSNRQLIWVVAAAAICPLATMWVVAEFGKGRGALLFWSIFHNSFLYAAVCLTLVCGGRLEVFTEVWAVCVFSIWAWIVALSSVLVVVKWATRIGVSVSLAEVRGMNGTVWRQSLNLFPVSFSSSAQNWLDSAILGTFGSSEAVSVMRIANRMAMVVGFVNSISLAAITPKIVAAIRDLRYGEMCRQWRLSAIFPFALGLACVLFISCLAKFGLMPRVVVENQQVWLVFGILVSGQLLSLAPGAVGYVLLACHDDIVLKRASIGCFAIGVVAQVVGVVAFGVLGAAMAASLYLVLYKGLLLVFARRSVGLCFDRPLRLWGYV; from the coding sequence ATGAATGGTAGTGCGCATGGTGTTTTCTCTCGTCTGCTGAGACGTCCGGGGTTATCTGCTGCACTGGTGAAGGCTTTTGGAGTCGCCGCTTCGTTCGCGTTCACGATTCAATTAGCAGTACTGTTTGGCTTGCAAAAGGCCGGCGAAGTTCAATATGCAATTGCTGTCGTAACGATGGGCGCCGCGGTCGCGAAGCTCGGTTTGGACCATGCCGTTTTCCGGTTGGGGGCCGACACTGATGGCGAAAAAGCTTTTTGTGGACTATTCGCCGGGTTACTGCAAATTCTTGTTTTCAGTTTGGCGGTGACCATCTGTTTCATGGTGTTAGTGTTTCTGCTGGTTACTTCAAACCGTCAGTTGATTTGGGTAGTTGCAGCTGCAGCGATATGTCCGCTAGCGACAATGTGGGTGGTGGCCGAGTTCGGTAAAGGTAGGGGAGCGCTGCTCTTTTGGTCCATCTTTCACAACTCGTTTCTTTATGCGGCAGTTTGCTTGACTTTGGTTTGCGGTGGGCGACTAGAAGTCTTCACTGAAGTCTGGGCAGTCTGCGTGTTTTCGATCTGGGCTTGGATTGTTGCACTTTCCTCGGTTCTAGTGGTCGTGAAGTGGGCGACAAGAATCGGTGTGTCAGTTTCGCTGGCTGAAGTGAGGGGCATGAATGGAACAGTCTGGCGGCAGTCATTGAACCTGTTTCCTGTTTCGTTTTCTTCGTCAGCGCAAAACTGGCTGGATTCTGCAATCTTAGGCACGTTTGGGTCTTCAGAGGCGGTTTCGGTCATGCGGATCGCGAATCGAATGGCGATGGTTGTTGGCTTTGTGAACAGTATCAGCTTAGCGGCAATTACACCGAAAATCGTTGCAGCGATTCGAGATTTGCGTTATGGGGAGATGTGTAGGCAGTGGCGACTGTCGGCAATATTTCCATTTGCTCTGGGGTTGGCTTGCGTCCTGTTTATCAGTTGTCTGGCGAAGTTTGGGCTGATGCCGCGTGTGGTTGTTGAGAACCAACAAGTCTGGCTGGTTTTTGGTATTTTGGTTTCTGGGCAACTGCTTTCACTGGCTCCAGGTGCCGTAGGATACGTGCTTTTGGCATGCCACGACGACATTGTCCTGAAGCGAGCGTCAATAGGTTGTTTTGCTATCGGTGTGGTTGCTCAGGTTGTTGGGGTTGTAGCTTTTGGTGTGTTGGGGGCCGCTATGGCCGCGTCGCTATATCTGGTGCTTTATAAAGGTTTGCTGTTAGTGTTTGCGCGGCGTTCAGTTGGTCTCTGTTTTGATAGGCCCTTGCGTTTGTGGGGGTACGTATAG